One stretch of Burkholderia oklahomensis C6786 DNA includes these proteins:
- a CDS encoding DUF1843 domain-containing protein — protein MNQASGHPITPYGVAIHQAIAGGDLAQMKTLRAQAQALLSQQGNLSTALELLEVEIARLEQKK, from the coding sequence ATGAATCAAGCATCCGGTCATCCGATCACGCCCTACGGCGTCGCGATCCACCAGGCGATCGCCGGCGGCGATCTCGCGCAGATGAAGACGCTGCGCGCACAGGCACAGGCGCTGCTGAGCCAGCAGGGCAACCTGTCCACCGCGCTCGAGTTGCTCGAGGTCGAGATCGCCAGGCTCGAACAGAAGAAGTAG
- a CDS encoding PaaI family thioesterase — protein sequence MTDIVDHARGALRAQPFSMLLGTELVHIGGDEASLRLPIRDELRQQYGFVHGGVISYLADNALTFAGALALGPRVVTAEYKINYLRPAVVGTLIARAKLVYAGRNQATCQCHVFVIDGDHERLVAVAQGTINRVGDGRETGAVEEKA from the coding sequence ATGACCGACATCGTGGATCACGCGCGCGGCGCCCTGCGCGCGCAACCCTTCAGCATGCTGCTCGGCACCGAGCTCGTGCACATCGGAGGCGACGAGGCGTCGCTGCGCCTGCCGATCCGCGACGAACTCAGGCAGCAGTACGGCTTCGTCCACGGCGGCGTCATCAGCTATCTCGCCGACAACGCACTGACGTTCGCCGGCGCGCTCGCGCTCGGGCCGCGCGTCGTCACGGCCGAATACAAGATCAATTACCTGCGCCCGGCCGTCGTCGGCACGCTGATCGCGCGCGCGAAGCTGGTTTATGCGGGACGGAATCAGGCGACCTGCCAGTGCCACGTATTCGTGATCGACGGCGATCACGAACGGCTCGTCGCGGTCGCGCAGGGCACGATCAACCGGGTCGGAGACGGGCGCGAGACGGGCGCCGTCGAAGAGAAGGCGTAG
- a CDS encoding MFS transporter has protein sequence MHDSSPRSAPLEPGLRVSNAVAAEPARPHRGTPWRALATASATCSLIVLDTNVVAVSLPSIARTFHASFADIEWVVSAYMTAFAACLLPAGGLADRVGRKRVLLIGLAVFFVASLGCGLAPTAVFLNVARAVKGVGAAMLLTSALAVIANRFPDGPDRARAWAVWGMCMGIATTIAPLVGGAIAQWVGWRWIFLLNLPVCIALAAAVCATIDESRDPHAKRIDAPGSALFGSALAVGIWALIDAPSHGWSAPGALARFAASAALFVAFVGVERWQRRPMIDLALFREPRFVGALLAMFGYAACAQVMMTFLPLYLQIGFGMSAIGAGLGMLPFALAMIVGPSLGAALSARAPAATVLGCGLALIGIGNFATAALAGASHYGLVALGMLITGCGAGILNGDTQKAIMACVPPERTGMASGISTTTRFSAIVTSVGVLGAVLAARTHAALVRRVADAPDLLGALDAHFMSSLLAGDLAQATRGHPPQIGAALARLAPAGLASGFSVALCVSGAFALVAAVAVRLLVGAASKRAA, from the coding sequence ATGCACGACTCTTCCCCTCGCTCCGCTCCCCTCGAGCCCGGCCTTCGCGTATCGAACGCTGTCGCAGCGGAGCCCGCGCGGCCCCACCGCGGCACCCCATGGCGCGCGCTCGCGACCGCGTCCGCGACCTGCTCGCTGATCGTGCTCGACACCAACGTCGTCGCGGTGTCGCTGCCGTCGATCGCCCGCACGTTCCATGCGAGCTTCGCGGACATCGAGTGGGTCGTGAGCGCGTACATGACCGCGTTCGCCGCGTGCCTGCTGCCGGCGGGCGGGCTCGCCGACCGCGTCGGCCGCAAGCGCGTGCTGCTCATCGGGCTCGCGGTGTTCTTCGTCGCTTCGCTCGGCTGCGGGCTCGCGCCGACGGCCGTGTTCCTCAACGTCGCGCGCGCGGTCAAGGGCGTCGGCGCCGCGATGCTGCTGACGTCGGCGCTCGCCGTGATCGCGAACCGCTTCCCCGACGGCCCCGACCGCGCGCGCGCATGGGCGGTCTGGGGGATGTGCATGGGGATCGCGACGACGATCGCGCCGCTCGTCGGCGGCGCGATCGCGCAATGGGTCGGCTGGCGCTGGATCTTTCTGCTGAACCTGCCGGTGTGCATCGCACTCGCGGCAGCCGTCTGCGCGACGATCGACGAATCGCGCGATCCGCACGCGAAGCGCATCGACGCGCCGGGCAGCGCGCTGTTCGGCTCGGCGCTCGCGGTCGGCATCTGGGCGCTGATCGACGCGCCGTCGCACGGCTGGTCGGCGCCCGGCGCGCTCGCGCGCTTCGCGGCCAGTGCGGCGCTTTTCGTCGCGTTCGTCGGCGTCGAGCGCTGGCAGCGGCGGCCGATGATCGACCTCGCGCTGTTCCGCGAGCCGCGCTTCGTCGGCGCGCTGCTCGCGATGTTCGGCTACGCGGCGTGCGCGCAGGTGATGATGACGTTTCTGCCGCTCTATCTGCAGATCGGCTTCGGCATGTCGGCGATCGGCGCGGGGCTCGGCATGCTGCCGTTCGCGCTCGCGATGATCGTCGGGCCGTCGCTCGGCGCGGCGCTGTCGGCGCGCGCGCCGGCCGCGACGGTGCTCGGATGCGGGCTCGCGCTGATCGGTATCGGGAATTTCGCGACCGCGGCGCTCGCGGGCGCGTCGCATTACGGACTCGTCGCGCTCGGGATGCTGATCACCGGATGCGGCGCGGGCATCCTGAACGGCGACACGCAGAAGGCGATCATGGCGTGCGTGCCGCCGGAGCGAACCGGGATGGCGTCCGGGATCAGCACGACGACGCGCTTCTCCGCGATCGTGACGTCGGTCGGCGTGCTCGGCGCCGTGCTCGCCGCGCGGACCCATGCGGCGCTCGTGCGGCGCGTCGCGGACGCGCCGGACCTGCTCGGCGCGCTCGACGCGCACTTCATGTCGAGCCTGCTCGCGGGCGACCTCGCGCAGGCAACGCGCGGCCATCCGCCGCAGATCGGCGCGGCGCTCGCGCGGCTCGCGCCGGCGGGCCTCGCAAGCGGCTTTTCGGTCGCGCTGTGCGTGAGCGGCGCGTTCGCGCTCGTCGCGGCCGTCGCGGTGCGGCTGCTCGTCGGCGCAGCGTCGAAGCGGGCCGCGTGA
- a CDS encoding AGE family epimerase/isomerase, with product MSAPVSVSDQAAQLRRHFAQIVLPLWRGPGFNQALQLPFEAVAPDTHAPLPVTRYRAMACARQLFVFSQAGDAEHAHALFAALCRHFRDPRHDGWFYSVDAQGAPLDRTKDLYTHAFVVFACAEYFAAFGNRDARDVAQRTAALTGERFAPQPGNALLDSARSEDFAATAGGPLQNPLMHLTEGWLAASRAFGDAAFDDALLRTAQAVERTFVDTRTGCVAELPLGSADNRLEPGHQFEWFYLVSAAGARLAATGLPDALARAYAFAQRHGVDPDTGGVCAATDEHGACIDGTQRIWAQTEYLRALATHGGEPDALARQIARFGERFLHPRGWYECKTAQGDVARADMPSTTPYHLATAYASLPAGA from the coding sequence ATGTCCGCTCCCGTCTCCGTTTCCGACCAGGCCGCTCAATTGCGCCGCCATTTCGCGCAAATCGTCTTGCCGCTCTGGCGCGGACCCGGCTTCAACCAGGCGCTGCAACTGCCGTTCGAGGCCGTCGCGCCGGACACGCACGCGCCGCTGCCCGTCACCCGCTATCGCGCGATGGCGTGCGCGCGCCAGCTATTCGTGTTCTCGCAGGCGGGCGACGCCGAGCACGCGCACGCGCTCTTTGCCGCATTGTGCCGCCACTTCCGCGATCCTCGCCACGACGGCTGGTTTTACAGCGTCGACGCGCAGGGCGCGCCGCTCGACCGCACGAAGGATCTGTATACGCACGCGTTCGTCGTGTTCGCGTGCGCAGAATATTTCGCGGCGTTCGGCAATCGCGACGCGCGCGACGTCGCGCAGCGCACGGCGGCGCTGACCGGCGAGCGCTTCGCGCCGCAGCCCGGAAACGCGCTCCTCGACTCGGCGCGCAGCGAGGACTTCGCCGCGACGGCCGGCGGCCCGCTGCAGAATCCGCTGATGCACCTGACGGAAGGCTGGCTCGCGGCGAGCCGCGCGTTCGGCGACGCCGCGTTCGACGACGCGCTGCTGCGCACCGCACAGGCGGTCGAGCGCACGTTCGTCGATACGCGCACCGGCTGCGTCGCGGAGCTGCCGCTCGGCAGCGCCGACAACCGCCTCGAGCCGGGCCATCAGTTCGAGTGGTTCTATCTCGTCAGCGCGGCGGGCGCGCGGCTCGCGGCGACGGGCCTGCCCGACGCGCTCGCGCGCGCATACGCGTTCGCGCAGCGGCATGGCGTCGATCCGGACACGGGCGGCGTCTGCGCGGCGACCGACGAGCACGGCGCTTGCATCGACGGCACGCAGCGGATCTGGGCGCAAACCGAGTATCTGCGCGCGCTCGCGACGCACGGCGGCGAGCCGGACGCGCTCGCCCGTCAGATCGCGCGCTTCGGCGAACGGTTCCTGCATCCGCGCGGCTGGTACGAATGCAAGACCGCGCAGGGCGACGTGGCGCGCGCGGATATGCCGTCGACGACGCCGTATCACCTCGCGACCGCGTACGCGTCGCTGCCGGCGGGCGCGTGA
- a CDS encoding GDL motif peptide-associated radical SAM/SPASM maturase, producing the protein MSTTDARPARYLSDSDYQRFVPVHAVWEITLACDLKCLHCGSRAGHRRTNELSTAECLEVIESLARLGTREVSLIGGEAYLRKDWTQLIRAIRSHGMYCAIQTGGRNLTPKRLAEAVDAGLNGVGVSLDGLAPLHDKVRNVPGAFDRAVDTLRRAHDAGLAVSVNTQIGAATMADLPALMDTIIELGATHWQIQLTVAMGNAVDNDELLLQPYRLTELMPLLAKLYTDGLSRGLLMNVGNNIGYYGPYEHLWRGFGDERVHWAGCAAGQTVIALEADGTVKGCPSLATVGFSGGNVRDLSLEDIWRTSDGIHFGRLRSVDDLWGFCRSCYYADVCRGGCTWTSHSLLGKPGNNPYCHYRVLELQKQGLRERIAKVEEAGPASFAVGRFDLVTERIADGEPVSSIVRSGQVIELAWKNKGKRSPDVGRVPPKLKLCRNCDGYVHASELTCPHCGGDIEASARTHEQETKRRHALMSDLERLLGLPASTFDGA; encoded by the coding sequence ATGAGCACAACGGACGCGCGCCCGGCCCGCTACCTGAGCGACAGCGACTATCAACGCTTCGTCCCGGTTCATGCCGTTTGGGAAATCACGCTGGCCTGCGATCTCAAATGCCTGCATTGCGGCTCGCGGGCCGGCCATCGGCGCACGAACGAACTGAGCACCGCCGAATGCCTCGAAGTCATCGAGTCGCTCGCGCGGCTCGGCACGCGCGAGGTCTCGCTGATCGGCGGCGAAGCGTATCTGCGCAAGGACTGGACGCAGCTGATCCGCGCGATCCGCTCGCACGGCATGTATTGCGCGATCCAGACGGGCGGCCGCAACCTGACGCCGAAGCGCCTCGCGGAAGCGGTCGACGCCGGCCTGAACGGCGTCGGCGTGTCGCTCGACGGGCTCGCGCCGCTGCACGACAAGGTGCGCAACGTGCCGGGCGCGTTCGACCGGGCCGTCGACACGCTGCGGCGCGCGCACGACGCGGGCCTCGCGGTGAGCGTCAACACGCAGATCGGCGCGGCGACGATGGCGGATCTGCCCGCGCTGATGGACACGATCATCGAGCTCGGCGCGACGCATTGGCAGATCCAGCTGACGGTCGCGATGGGCAATGCGGTCGACAACGACGAATTGCTGCTGCAGCCGTATCGGCTGACCGAGCTGATGCCGCTGCTCGCGAAGCTGTATACGGACGGCCTGAGCCGCGGCCTGCTGATGAACGTCGGCAACAACATCGGCTATTACGGTCCCTACGAGCATCTGTGGCGCGGCTTCGGCGACGAGCGGGTGCACTGGGCGGGCTGTGCGGCGGGCCAGACCGTGATCGCGCTCGAAGCGGACGGCACCGTGAAGGGATGCCCGTCGCTCGCGACGGTCGGCTTTTCGGGCGGCAACGTGCGCGACCTGTCGCTCGAGGACATCTGGCGCACGAGCGATGGAATCCATTTCGGCCGGCTGCGGTCGGTCGACGATCTGTGGGGCTTCTGCCGGAGCTGCTACTACGCGGACGTGTGCCGCGGCGGCTGCACGTGGACGTCGCACTCGCTGCTCGGCAAGCCGGGCAACAATCCGTACTGCCATTACCGCGTGCTCGAGCTGCAGAAGCAGGGCCTGCGCGAGCGGATCGCGAAGGTCGAGGAGGCCGGCCCCGCATCGTTCGCGGTGGGCCGCTTCGATCTCGTGACCGAGCGCATCGCGGACGGCGAGCCGGTGTCGAGCATCGTCCGCTCGGGGCAGGTGATCGAGCTTGCGTGGAAGAACAAGGGCAAGCGTTCGCCGGACGTCGGACGCGTGCCGCCGAAGCTGAAGCTCTGCCGCAACTGCGACGGCTACGTGCACGCGAGCGAGCTGACCTGTCCGCACTGCGGCGGCGATATCGAAGCGTCGGCGCGCACGCACGAGCAAGAGACGAAACGCCGGCACGCATTGATGAGCGATCTCGAGCGCCTGCTGGGCCTGCCGGCGTCGACGTTCGACGGCGCATGA
- a CDS encoding DUF1842 domain-containing protein: protein MATTGLFPVQLRVSTPNLGAPVLWLYLLVNAVEKTVSGFARITQSIYPPPHFRARVTGQFHQVRLDPQSPPSIALSITGSPTGPVAPQVVILEFNGLLNDDWQSGTANYRYLDDGRWHSIEHAIVTKDNSLIPLEPSHEHVVPLYGVGLQEARASGDLSRMKALVRQAEQQLADHDAIAAELSKLEAEIARLEPRR from the coding sequence ATGGCTACTACCGGTCTCTTTCCTGTCCAACTCCGTGTCTCGACGCCCAATCTCGGCGCGCCGGTCCTCTGGCTGTATCTGCTCGTCAATGCGGTCGAGAAGACCGTCTCGGGCTTCGCACGCATCACCCAGTCGATCTATCCGCCGCCGCATTTCCGCGCGCGCGTCACCGGACAGTTCCATCAAGTGAGGCTGGATCCGCAGTCGCCGCCGTCGATCGCGCTGAGCATCACGGGCAGCCCGACGGGGCCCGTCGCGCCGCAGGTGGTGATACTGGAATTCAACGGCCTGCTGAACGACGACTGGCAATCGGGAACGGCGAACTACCGGTACCTGGACGACGGTCGCTGGCATTCGATCGAGCACGCGATCGTGACGAAGGACAACTCGCTGATCCCGCTCGAGCCGTCGCACGAGCACGTGGTGCCGCTGTACGGCGTCGGTCTGCAGGAAGCGCGGGCGTCCGGCGACCTGAGCCGGATGAAGGCGCTCGTGCGGCAGGCGGAGCAGCAGCTCGCCGATCACGACGCGATCGCCGCCGAGCTGTCGAAGCTCGAAGCGGAAATCGCGCGTCTGGAACCGCGCCGCTGA
- a CDS encoding DUF1842 domain-containing protein, whose product MSEDLRVGLFPVRYNVGTGLPGAPQLALNLVVDTTERSVVGTATISQAVSPPLNFRAEVWGTYVFRLGPPPRHDGRGAIVQISLQGGQIGQAGQGTPFITFYAELLLRGDGKSGVASYRYYSNGTWHEVENVPVKADPEVVPLEPGPVILEAARSAYGPMPMYAATIQYAAVSGDLAHMKTLASYARQQLESRDDIAAALKTLKAEIAKLESRQ is encoded by the coding sequence ATGTCCGAAGATCTTCGCGTCGGTCTTTTCCCGGTTCGCTACAACGTCGGCACCGGGCTCCCCGGCGCGCCGCAGCTCGCGCTCAACCTGGTGGTCGATACGACGGAGCGCAGCGTTGTCGGCACCGCGACCATCTCGCAGGCCGTGAGCCCGCCGCTCAACTTCCGCGCCGAAGTCTGGGGTACCTACGTATTCCGGCTCGGCCCGCCGCCGCGCCACGACGGCCGCGGCGCGATCGTGCAGATTTCGCTGCAGGGCGGCCAGATCGGCCAGGCCGGCCAGGGCACACCGTTCATCACGTTCTACGCCGAGCTGCTGTTGCGCGGCGACGGCAAGTCGGGCGTCGCGTCGTATCGCTACTACTCGAACGGCACCTGGCACGAAGTCGAGAACGTGCCGGTCAAGGCCGATCCGGAAGTCGTGCCGCTCGAGCCCGGCCCGGTCATCCTCGAAGCGGCGCGAAGCGCGTACGGGCCGATGCCGATGTATGCGGCGACGATCCAGTATGCGGCCGTGTCCGGCGATCTCGCGCACATGAAGACGCTCGCTTCCTATGCGCGGCAGCAACTGGAAAGCCGCGACGACATCGCGGCCGCGCTGAAGACGCTCAAGGCGGAAATCGCCAAGCTCGAAAGCCGGCAGTGA
- the prpF gene encoding 2-methylaconitate cis-trans isomerase PrpF, protein MDHIPQIKIPATYLRGGTSKGVFFRLQDLPETAQQPGAARDALLSRVIGSPDPYGKQIDGMGGATSSTSKTVIVAKSARPEHDVDYLFGQVSIDKPFVDWSGNCGNLSAAVGPFAISGGLIDPARVPENGVATVRIWQANIGKTIVAHVPITNGAVQETGDFELDGVTFPAAEVQLEFMDPAADEDGAGGTMFPTGNLVDDLDVPGVGTLKATMINAGIPTIFVEAEAVGYNGTELQDAINGDAKALAMFETIRAHGALRMGLIQSLDEIATRQHTPKVAFVAKPADYVASSGKRVAAADVDLLVRALSMGKLHHAMMGTAAVAIGTAAAIPGTLVNLAAGGGARNAVRFGHPSGTLRVGAHAKQEGGEWVVTKAIMSRSARVLMEGWVRVPGDAF, encoded by the coding sequence ATGGATCACATCCCTCAAATCAAAATTCCCGCAACCTACCTGCGCGGCGGCACCAGCAAAGGCGTCTTCTTCCGCCTGCAGGACCTGCCCGAAACCGCGCAACAACCAGGCGCCGCCCGCGACGCGCTGCTCTCGCGCGTGATCGGCAGCCCGGACCCCTACGGCAAGCAGATCGACGGAATGGGCGGTGCAACGTCGAGCACCAGCAAAACAGTAATCGTCGCGAAGAGCGCACGGCCCGAGCACGACGTCGATTACCTGTTCGGCCAGGTTTCGATCGACAAGCCGTTCGTCGACTGGAGCGGCAATTGCGGCAACCTGTCAGCAGCGGTCGGCCCGTTCGCGATCTCGGGCGGCCTGATCGATCCGGCGCGCGTGCCGGAGAACGGCGTCGCGACCGTGCGGATCTGGCAGGCGAACATCGGCAAAACGATCGTCGCGCACGTGCCGATCACGAACGGCGCAGTGCAGGAGACGGGCGACTTCGAGCTCGACGGCGTCACGTTCCCCGCGGCCGAAGTGCAGCTGGAATTCATGGATCCGGCCGCCGACGAGGACGGCGCGGGCGGCACGATGTTCCCGACAGGGAACCTCGTCGACGATCTCGACGTGCCAGGCGTCGGCACGCTGAAGGCGACGATGATCAACGCAGGGATTCCGACGATCTTCGTCGAGGCCGAAGCGGTCGGCTACAACGGCACCGAGCTGCAAGACGCGATCAACGGCGACGCAAAGGCGCTCGCGATGTTCGAGACGATCCGCGCGCACGGCGCGCTGCGCATGGGACTCATCCAGTCGCTCGACGAGATCGCGACGCGCCAGCACACGCCAAAGGTCGCGTTCGTCGCCAAGCCGGCCGATTATGTCGCGTCGAGCGGCAAGCGCGTCGCGGCCGCCGACGTCGACCTCCTCGTGCGCGCGCTGTCGATGGGCAAGCTGCATCACGCGATGATGGGCACGGCAGCCGTCGCGATCGGCACCGCGGCCGCGATTCCGGGCACGCTCGTGAATCTCGCGGCGGGCGGCGGCGCGCGCAACGCAGTGCGCTTCGGCCATCCGTCGGGCACGCTGCGCGTCGGCGCTCACGCAAAGCAGGAAGGCGGCGAGTGGGTCGTCACGAAGGCGATCATGAGCCGCAGCGCGCGCGTGCTGATGGAAGGCTGGGTGCGCGTGCCGGGCGACGCGTTCTGA
- a CDS encoding MgtC/SapB family protein, which translates to MLNNVELIMRLILAAALGSVIGVERERLSWAAGLRTHMLVCVGSALIMIVSAFGFADVLGQAHVDLDPSRMAAQVVSGIGFLGAGSILLRGEIVRGLTTAASLWSVAAVGLAVGGGLYVAAIAATIIILVILAGIKPLERRYLTVRQRRHLVLLVERGTLTFDSAHAALGVDSARIKRFIVQQSEDAEDSDEVTIALGRVSDVEYESICARLRQLPGVKGFTEQKSGLPDD; encoded by the coding sequence ATGCTGAACAACGTCGAACTCATCATGCGGCTGATTCTCGCGGCGGCGCTCGGCAGCGTCATCGGCGTCGAGCGCGAGCGCCTGTCGTGGGCGGCGGGCCTGCGCACGCACATGCTCGTGTGCGTCGGCTCGGCGCTCATCATGATCGTGTCGGCGTTCGGCTTCGCGGACGTGCTCGGCCAGGCGCACGTCGATCTCGATCCGTCGCGGATGGCCGCGCAGGTCGTGTCGGGAATCGGCTTTCTCGGCGCGGGGTCGATCCTGCTGCGCGGCGAGATCGTCCGCGGGCTGACGACGGCGGCGAGCCTGTGGTCGGTCGCGGCGGTCGGGCTCGCGGTGGGCGGCGGGCTATACGTGGCGGCGATCGCGGCGACGATCATCATCCTCGTCATCCTCGCCGGCATCAAGCCGCTCGAGCGCCGCTACCTGACCGTGCGCCAGCGCCGCCATCTCGTGCTGCTGGTCGAGCGCGGCACGCTGACGTTCGATTCGGCGCACGCGGCGCTCGGCGTCGACAGCGCGCGGATCAAGCGCTTCATCGTCCAGCAGAGCGAGGACGCGGAAGACAGCGACGAAGTGACGATCGCGCTCGGCCGCGTGTCGGACGTCGAATACGAGAGCATTTGCGCTCGGCTGCGGCAATTGCCGGGCGTGAAGGGCTTCACCGAGCAGAAGAGCGGCTTGCCCGACGATTAA
- a CDS encoding LysR family transcriptional regulator, whose amino-acid sequence MDRLELRHVRAFLCVARHLHFARAADELDIAPPALTRLIQDAERLLGVRLFHRTRRSVALSAAGAVYVGEAEAALAHLARGRELAALAERGEIGRIEVGYVSSAAYSGVLQRTVGTFRDAHPRIGVNVREVPMDDVAAQLDAGTLDVAYVRPPLPLPDGVLAYTVHRDVFVAAVPEHLPLAKCASIPPAALADARFVVPEQAFGTHEVARRGHFEPIVGARPGGLVAVLAYVSVSGFVAIVPQALVGCVALPGVAYRPIEGKPIPSEVALAYRKHEKAPAVRAFVRYVRQVAL is encoded by the coding sequence ATGGATCGCCTCGAACTACGCCATGTCCGCGCGTTTCTCTGCGTCGCCAGGCATCTGCACTTCGCCCGCGCGGCGGACGAGCTCGACATCGCGCCGCCCGCGCTGACGCGGCTGATCCAGGACGCGGAGCGGCTGCTCGGCGTGCGGCTCTTTCATCGCACGCGGCGCTCCGTCGCGTTGAGCGCGGCGGGCGCCGTCTATGTCGGCGAGGCCGAGGCGGCGCTCGCGCATCTCGCGCGCGGCCGGGAATTGGCGGCGCTCGCCGAGCGCGGCGAAATCGGGCGGATCGAGGTCGGGTACGTGTCGTCGGCGGCGTACTCGGGTGTGCTGCAACGCACGGTCGGGACGTTTCGCGACGCGCATCCGCGCATCGGCGTCAACGTGCGCGAGGTGCCGATGGACGACGTCGCCGCGCAGCTCGACGCCGGCACGCTCGACGTTGCCTACGTGCGCCCGCCATTGCCGCTGCCGGACGGCGTGCTGGCGTATACCGTGCATCGCGACGTGTTCGTGGCGGCGGTGCCCGAGCATTTGCCGCTCGCGAAGTGCGCATCGATCCCGCCGGCCGCGCTCGCGGACGCGCGCTTCGTCGTGCCCGAGCAGGCGTTCGGTACGCACGAAGTCGCGCGCCGCGGGCATTTCGAGCCGATCGTCGGCGCGCGGCCGGGCGGGCTCGTCGCGGTGCTCGCGTACGTGTCGGTCAGCGGATTCGTCGCGATCGTGCCGCAGGCGCTCGTCGGCTGCGTTGCGCTGCCGGGCGTCGCGTATCGGCCGATCGAAGGCAAGCCGATTCCGTCGGAAGTGGCGCTCGCGTATCGCAAGCACGAGAAGGCGCCCGCCGTGCGCGCGTTCGTGCGGTACGTGCGGCAGGTCGCGCTTTAG
- a CDS encoding methyl-accepting chemotaxis protein: protein MFSKIKLASGLLGVLVVFCLFLIAVEGLGFWSLSESRGNVDDLSNVAIKQTDAASVATQHMLDARTNLSRASTRMVKGDPMPTETLRHVRDQLVLADRAYAGFTAAPTISAENTERAAALTDRYRKYHAALVDLVQFLESNNMQAFLDQPTQEIQDAYLGELRTFSEFSNKTSQHALGMIDTGMRWFETVGAVLLVLMLASIVGIYVLARRAIVAPLAQAGVHFERMAQGRLDEKVTPHGVHEIERLLRGLAEMQASVAGTVHTVRNASNAIHLGAAEIASGNADLSARTSSQAASLEETAASMEELTATVRQNSDGARAASTLADEALLATKNGGAIVDDVIDKMHGIARSSGRIAEIIAVIDGIAFQTNILALNAAVEAARAGEEGRGFAVVAGEVRALAQRSAQSAKEIKALIEESVAQIDGGSELVERAGEAMRSVSASIERVAQTMTEITAASIEQSAGIEQVNQAVTQMEQLTQQNAALVEEVAAAAGSLNEQTEQLQRSVSVFELGDARERRPAGGAVPGGAAAPQLARA, encoded by the coding sequence ATGTTCAGCAAAATCAAGCTCGCATCCGGCCTGCTCGGCGTGCTCGTCGTGTTCTGCCTGTTTCTGATCGCGGTCGAGGGGCTCGGCTTCTGGTCGTTGTCCGAGTCGCGCGGCAACGTCGACGATCTGTCCAACGTCGCGATCAAGCAGACCGATGCCGCCTCCGTCGCGACCCAGCACATGCTCGACGCCCGCACCAACCTGTCCCGCGCCAGCACGCGGATGGTGAAGGGCGATCCGATGCCCACCGAGACGCTCCGGCACGTGCGCGACCAGCTCGTGCTCGCCGATCGCGCATACGCCGGCTTCACGGCCGCGCCGACGATCAGCGCCGAGAACACCGAGCGCGCGGCCGCGCTCACCGATCGCTACCGCAAGTACCACGCGGCGCTCGTCGATCTCGTGCAGTTCCTCGAATCCAACAACATGCAGGCGTTTCTCGATCAGCCGACGCAGGAAATCCAGGACGCCTATCTCGGCGAACTGCGCACGTTCTCGGAATTCAGCAATAAGACGAGCCAGCACGCGCTCGGCATGATCGACACCGGGATGCGGTGGTTCGAGACGGTCGGCGCCGTGCTGCTCGTGCTGATGCTCGCGTCCATCGTGGGGATCTACGTTCTCGCGCGGCGCGCGATCGTCGCGCCGCTCGCGCAGGCGGGCGTGCACTTCGAACGGATGGCGCAAGGCCGCCTCGACGAGAAGGTGACGCCGCACGGCGTCCACGAAATCGAGCGCCTGCTGCGCGGGCTCGCCGAGATGCAGGCGAGCGTCGCGGGAACCGTGCACACCGTGCGCAACGCGTCGAACGCGATCCACCTCGGCGCGGCGGAGATCGCGAGCGGCAACGCGGACCTGTCCGCGCGCACGTCGAGCCAGGCCGCGTCGCTCGAAGAGACGGCGGCGAGCATGGAGGAGCTGACGGCGACCGTGCGGCAGAACAGCGACGGCGCGCGCGCGGCGAGCACGCTCGCCGACGAGGCGCTGCTCGCGACGAAGAACGGCGGCGCGATCGTCGACGACGTGATCGACAAGATGCACGGGATCGCGCGCAGCTCGGGCCGGATCGCGGAGATCATCGCGGTGATCGACGGGATCGCGTTCCAGACCAACATCCTCGCGTTGAACGCGGCCGTCGAGGCGGCGCGCGCGGGCGAGGAAGGGCGCGGCTTCGCGGTCGTCGCGGGCGAAGTCCGCGCGCTCGCGCAGCGCAGCGCGCAATCGGCGAAGGAGATCAAGGCGCTGATCGAGGAATCGGTCGCGCAGATCGACGGCGGCTCCGAGCTCGTCGAGCGTGCGGGCGAGGCGATGCGCTCGGTGTCGGCGTCGATCGAGCGGGTCGCGCAGACGATGACCGAGATCACGGCCGCGTCGATCGAGCAGAGCGCGGGGATCGAGCAGGTCAACCAGGCCGTCACGCAGATGGAGCAGCTGACGCAGCAGAACGCGGCGCTCGTCGAGGAAGTCGCGGCGGCGGCCGGATCGCTCAACGAACAGACCGAGCAATTGCAGCGGTCGGTCTCGGTGTTCGAGCTCGGCGACGCGCGCGAGCGCCGGCCAGCCGGCGGCGCGGTGCCCGGCGGCGCGGCCGCGCCGCAGCTCGCGCGCGCGTAG